aaaacaaccaCCAGgtcgtgagcacttaatccaaatcattctatttTCGGAATTAAACACCAACCAATACTGTagactcaatatctccttcatatcaactccttttcacgtaactctttttcctaaactctcctcaaatcatatactatatattcctcctattttcatctccatttgagcttattttataGCTTGCttcctaaactctcctcaaatcatatactatccagagttgagactaggatatgaagggttttggctgaggctagggcagctgggtatgctggagccggcgctaccgtggtggtagactggtaggtgagtgctaccgtggtggtacgcttgagttgacatgttgagagatggttgctgccctggtgaaccataaggaccgagttgttttgacatctcacctagcttactttagtacgaccacaggttccagtatgggccggacttagcctaatcccactggttagcctgacggtcgcagggatggtttatgggtatagaccattggggtcagggcccgagggtttgtgcggccgggctggggcgtgaccacggctgggtgtcgtctatgtcggttgtccgttcgggcagtcgAGCAAGTGGGTatagtgtacgacctctgcagagtgtataatccattcgaatggtccgtgtccatggtatggacaggctacggtgtggtcctgacaactagtgagctacctactgtgggttgtgtcgggaagagttgcataccatgAGTTGCATTGCTAATACATTGTGCTTAATGTGTATCATGCATgtcattcccctcccgtagggcgaggtggagcttgctgagtattttgtactcaccccttttgattttctccagaggatcctgactttgtgccggaAGACCGcaagtagatcgtgtccgcacccaagcttttCGAGTGGAGctgtgatggatgaagagctagtcctgcatgtcgttatgctagttgttatcctatggttgttctgtgtagttttgtgttgtcactttactcctcatgtacgtgttaaataaagctctgtatgactctagactccacttgatgtaacatgtattgtgCCGGAGACTTAATTCGGTaaataatacatggtttagccttgatcttcgggtcggggagCTTCAGCGGAGTTCGGCCGCCCCTAGCTTAGGCCCCGCACGCCTTTCCTCCCTGCGGTTCAAGGCGTCATCCCCATGGGCGAGGAGGCCGCCGACCACGGTGGTGCCCAGAAGCAGCGGCGGTGGGGGGCCCGATCTGGCGGCGCCACCTCCCGCCACGGGCGCGAGCACCTCCACCGACGGCGTGAGCTGGttggaggcgtgggcggcggagGCACTGGCGGTGTGGGTGCGAAGGCGCtacaggcggtggcggcgtggggGGCAGAGAGGCCGTGAGGGATGGAGGGGAGGGGAGTTAGGGTTTTCATGGGCTTTCATGGGCCAGGCTCTGATTTGGGCTTGGCCATTTTTCATTTAGTTTTTCTCCATTTCCTCTTattttttgctattttttccCAAACAGGTATAGTATTCCTTCGAAAATATTTTGTGACCAACAAACAAAGGCACAATATTCTTTCCATCTAATTCTtaacaaaaaaaacatattCACAACTTATTAATGTGAGCATATTTTATGTCCAGCAAATAGAGAAATAATTAAAAATTGATTTCTTCACTTTCTTTATTCACTTTCTGCCTTTCCAGTTGCAatatgagtaaaatgcactgtgggtccttaaactagttgagcCGTTCTGTTcaggtccatgaactttgaaaatgcatttttaggtccaggatctatttaagtgagagacttgaggtccaaaacacCTCTAACCGCCTCTGACTGTCTACGTGGACGGCCAACTCGGATCCAACGTGGACTCGGATCTAACAAATTTGCAATTCCACCCTCCCGAACCGAcccactctctccctctccccgacCTGAACAGAACAGcgcaactagtttaaggacccacagtgcattttactcttgcAATATTTTTGCACCAGTCTACTTCGCGCGGCATGGCGCGCAATTGACCTAGTAGATACAAAGGTCCGGAGTCATCCCTTAAAGTGAGAACCTAAGCTTGAGATTTGAgaaacaacaaataaacattAGAGTAACTAAAATTAAATTCTTGGCTAATGAACTATAATGTAAGACATGATGCAACAAAAAGGAGTTGAAAGTAGATGGTGACTCCATTCTTAAACATGCAAAATACACTCCACCCAGCTACAACGAAGAAACTATGTTCCTCTAAATATAGAAGCTAAATCTACCTTGTGATACGCTTGATAAATAATTACAATAGATTCAATAGCCATCGGACGTGGCACAAGTTGTGAAAGGAAAATGTGAGTCACCATGatcggccttgtttggttccctACCGCGGTCTGTGCCACGTGGGGCTGAGCCGAAGCTTAGGCGGAGAAAATTAACACCACACTTAGGCTCTCCGCACTCATCACTCTCTAAATTCACTCTCTAAAAGGAATATTCCTACctggtcatcaagattctcctctctatattcagtttctcCGCGTTCATTCACTCTCTATATCactctctataccaactaccagaccgtggggcccacgtgtcgtaattttttttcctttttttaccccccgccctccctccccgctctctctcccccgcagcccctctctctctccccctcctctctccctccgccaccgcgcccctcctcccccggccaccaccgtgagcctcgtgcgagccacgccgccccctgctccgagctccgccgcccctaCTCCGAggcccggcggcgccgacggaCCGGAGCTCGCACGTCGCGGGGCGGCGACATCCCacacggcgcggcggggcggggcggcctccgccggcggccatggtcgCTGCCGCAGGGCGCGTGGTCGCTGCAGCAGGCGAGCGCGCGGAGCGCCGCGCGGGCCTGCGACTCCctgggcgggcgcgggcgcagctCGAGCGGGGGCGGGCGGTCGGCGCgcaccgcggcgcgcgcgggcgggcggtgcGCGCGGGAGGCCGGGGCGGTGGCGAACTCCGGGAGGGAGCTCGCGTGGTGCGGCCCCGGGGGCGGGGgctagacggcggcggcggagcgggaggGCGCGGCGGGGTAGGCGGGGAGGGAGTAGCTGGGGTGGAGGAgatgcggcggctgcggctgcgtgTGGTGCGACGACGGCGGCACGCGGCGGTGCGGGGAATCGGAGAATGAaccggaggccgaggcgggggcgggggcgggggcgggggtggaggcgggagggagagaggtggaTCTGTGGGGCGTGGGGGTAGCAGCGGGGCGGGGCGAGGTGGAGGGGATGGGGGCGGGGGCAGCGGAAGGGGAGGAGATGGAGGCGGAGAGGCAGCGGCGGGGGATGGGGAAGCGAAGGGGTTGGTGGCGCCGCCGGGATCCGCCATTGGGGAGAACGGAGGGAGAGGGACAAGGAGAAGGGCCGCAGCACCAGCAAAGCAAGGCCGTGTGCGTGCGGGTAGCAGCGGAGGAGACGCAGGCGGAGGAGACGTAGGTGGAGGAGACGCAGGCGGAGGAGACGCAGGCCGTGTGCCACCCCAACCCaccccctcctctccccctccctcccctgctcgctgcgccggcgagcgcgcgagGCCGcgcgggccagcggcggcggcggcgggggagcagcggaggcggaggcctcCTCGAGTTCCGCCGGGTTCCATGGCGGGCGGGGCGGCctcggccggcggccatggcgaggcgggGCGAGGCGGTCGTGCCCGGGCTCCTCTCCAGCaggcggcgcggaggtgctccagcTCGGCGTGGCCCCTGCTccgagctccgcctcgccgccccggcgcgcgcgagtgggcggggggggggggagctctGTCGCGGCGGGCGGGCTTGGCGGCGGTTGGGAACGACTGCGGGAAGGACTAGGGGGCCCGCGCGCGTCAGTTTACCGCGTCGTCCGTACAACGCTGGTTGTGCCGCGCGGAAGCTCACTCTGGACGGTGCAGTATGACATAGAGAGACCCGTTGCAGCCTTTTTTGCGCCAAAAAGG
The Panicum virgatum strain AP13 chromosome 6N, P.virgatum_v5, whole genome shotgun sequence genome window above contains:
- the LOC120678168 gene encoding type II inositol polyphosphate 5-phosphatase 14-like, which gives rise to MRAALRHAGERPGSVRVRKLWVCPAPPPSSLAAGKNGTQRLRAPAMACLPPPPGPHHASSLPEFATAPASRAHRPPARAAVRADRPPPLELRPRPPRESQARAALRALACCSDHAPCGSDHGRRRRPPRPAAPCGMSPPRDVRAPVRRRRRASE